The following are from one region of the Rosistilla carotiformis genome:
- the secD gene encoding protein translocase subunit SecD, which yields MLDLNVIETLLAQAEPGKLGTQIGIIAIMLAVLIVPFLVGAFLAKSFRMPNYGTRIGVVLFAMTAAAATITFGQLKYGVDLKGGTILVYEIDPTAGGGESEDPSSRVTAEELVGALTERINPSGTQEIVIRPYGDRQIEIIVPNVEESGVNEIKDKVQTAGMLRFAIVANERDHLGLIETVRATGPTLDDVVKDDAGEVIGRWVKVDRENEEVLGGLRPLRVDVSGDIIRDSRTGTLLSPQGLQGENGLVKWLSANGIEDIDVLMRIEKEFDITGEDLAIVASDHDGQGNPAVRFTLNAAGKQRFYVLTLNNAPDGSFLRRLGIVLDDKLLSAPVIRSPINGDGQITGNFSRAEVEFLVGILRAGRLPAALSKQPISENQIGSTLGDDTIDKGVMSIGTAFVLVLAFIAIYYRFSGLVACVALLLNLAMILAMMILINQPATLPGLAGLVLTVGMSVDANVLIFERIREELKRGAAPRMAIRNGFGRATTTIVDANLTTLITAIVLYAIGTDQIRGFAVALILGILFSMFTAIYVSRTFFDIAERWGKANLTMSDFITSIRGALTGNDDFDFIGKRAPAFVLSGILLIAGIIALAYRGSSIFDIDFAGGTSVTFWLQEEAEADDVRKIVEASLNTDPESKVQFSLNRVDMAGMKNRVFAIYTSVEDVDDLKHRIRDGFESAEGLGLVTFETAITEGDAEPAPAAEQTGQIRRNQQPLIRTVAYRPQDEAETKEDAAAATDNEAAETPAEKSEQTSISAAEDRPKVESTSRTISLGVAGGDQNDAKINHDALVAAVIKAAAATEVPLQEEGIRVVPQGSGSEDWTNESKMGFAQWKIDLDLPEAQSLTVLNGLKSELDAGPVWLSSSKVGSRVAGDMTRRAIAAMLASLVFIVGYIWFRFQRVAFGLAAVVALVHDVLITLGAIAVSFWAARYLGFLLVDEFRISLAVVAALLTIIGYSLNDTIVVFDRIREVRGKSPKLTADMVNTSINQTLSRTLLTSLTTLIVVVLLYAFGGEGIHSFAFALTIGVIVGTYSSIFIASPTLLWLFNRTEAAPTR from the coding sequence ATGTTGGATCTAAACGTGATTGAAACTCTTTTAGCACAAGCCGAACCCGGCAAGTTAGGCACGCAGATCGGTATCATTGCGATCATGTTGGCCGTATTGATTGTTCCCTTCCTGGTGGGAGCGTTTTTGGCCAAGAGCTTTCGGATGCCCAATTACGGCACTCGAATCGGCGTCGTCTTGTTCGCAATGACCGCTGCCGCAGCGACGATTACGTTTGGGCAACTGAAATACGGCGTCGATCTGAAGGGCGGAACGATCCTGGTTTACGAGATCGATCCGACCGCCGGCGGGGGCGAGAGCGAAGATCCTTCCTCACGCGTGACGGCTGAAGAGTTGGTCGGTGCGTTGACCGAACGGATCAACCCCAGCGGTACCCAAGAGATCGTGATTCGCCCTTACGGCGACCGACAAATCGAAATCATCGTTCCAAACGTCGAAGAATCGGGCGTGAACGAAATCAAAGACAAAGTTCAAACCGCCGGTATGCTGCGATTTGCCATCGTGGCAAATGAACGCGATCACTTGGGTTTGATTGAAACCGTACGTGCCACCGGCCCAACCTTGGACGACGTGGTTAAAGATGACGCTGGAGAGGTAATCGGTCGTTGGGTGAAGGTCGATCGCGAGAACGAAGAGGTTTTGGGCGGTCTGCGTCCGTTGCGAGTCGACGTTTCGGGTGACATCATTCGCGATTCGCGCACCGGAACGCTGTTGTCGCCTCAAGGACTTCAGGGAGAAAACGGACTCGTCAAATGGCTCAGCGCCAACGGAATCGAAGACATCGATGTCCTGATGCGTATCGAAAAAGAGTTCGACATCACAGGTGAAGATTTGGCGATCGTCGCCAGCGATCATGATGGCCAGGGAAATCCCGCCGTTCGCTTCACTTTGAATGCTGCAGGTAAGCAACGCTTTTACGTTTTGACACTGAACAACGCACCCGATGGTTCCTTCCTGCGACGCTTGGGAATCGTCTTGGACGACAAATTGCTGTCCGCTCCCGTCATCCGATCGCCGATCAACGGCGACGGACAGATCACCGGCAACTTCTCGCGTGCGGAAGTTGAATTCCTGGTCGGCATTTTGCGTGCGGGACGTTTGCCTGCGGCGCTCAGCAAACAACCAATCAGCGAAAACCAAATCGGATCGACTCTAGGTGACGATACGATCGACAAGGGAGTCATGTCGATTGGAACGGCCTTCGTTTTGGTGCTGGCGTTCATCGCGATCTACTATCGCTTTTCGGGTCTCGTTGCCTGCGTCGCGTTGCTTTTGAATCTGGCGATGATTTTGGCCATGATGATTTTGATCAACCAACCTGCAACCCTGCCCGGTTTGGCAGGCCTTGTATTGACCGTGGGTATGTCGGTCGACGCAAACGTCTTGATCTTCGAACGTATCCGCGAGGAATTGAAACGCGGAGCTGCTCCGCGAATGGCCATTCGCAACGGATTCGGCCGGGCGACAACGACGATTGTCGACGCGAACTTGACCACATTGATCACCGCGATCGTTCTGTACGCAATCGGAACCGACCAGATTCGCGGCTTTGCCGTCGCCCTGATCTTGGGCATTCTGTTCAGTATGTTCACGGCAATCTACGTTTCACGAACGTTCTTCGATATCGCCGAACGTTGGGGCAAAGCCAACCTAACGATGTCCGATTTCATCACCTCGATTCGTGGTGCCCTCACCGGCAACGATGACTTTGATTTCATCGGCAAGCGTGCTCCGGCATTCGTACTTTCGGGCATCCTTTTGATCGCCGGGATCATTGCCCTTGCCTATCGTGGCAGCTCGATTTTCGACATCGATTTCGCAGGCGGAACCTCGGTTACGTTCTGGCTACAAGAAGAGGCCGAAGCGGACGACGTGCGGAAGATCGTCGAAGCAAGTCTCAACACCGACCCCGAGTCGAAGGTTCAATTTTCGCTGAACCGCGTCGACATGGCGGGAATGAAAAACCGCGTCTTTGCGATCTACACCTCGGTGGAAGATGTCGACGATCTGAAGCATCGGATCCGCGACGGTTTCGAATCCGCCGAAGGCCTTGGCTTGGTCACCTTTGAAACCGCCATCACGGAAGGCGATGCCGAGCCGGCACCGGCTGCCGAGCAGACCGGACAAATCCGGCGCAATCAGCAACCGTTGATTCGCACGGTCGCCTATCGCCCGCAAGACGAAGCCGAAACCAAAGAAGACGCTGCCGCGGCTACAGATAACGAAGCTGCCGAGACTCCAGCGGAAAAAAGCGAGCAAACGTCGATCTCTGCCGCAGAAGACCGGCCCAAGGTGGAATCGACATCGCGAACGATCTCGCTGGGAGTTGCCGGCGGAGACCAAAATGATGCCAAGATCAACCACGATGCGTTGGTCGCCGCAGTCATCAAAGCAGCTGCAGCGACCGAGGTTCCGTTGCAAGAAGAAGGGATCCGTGTCGTTCCGCAAGGCTCCGGAAGCGAAGACTGGACCAACGAGTCCAAAATGGGCTTCGCTCAATGGAAAATTGATTTGGACCTTCCCGAAGCTCAATCCCTTACCGTACTCAACGGTCTGAAATCTGAACTCGACGCCGGACCGGTTTGGTTGTCATCGAGCAAGGTGGGTAGCCGGGTGGCCGGAGACATGACCCGTCGTGCGATCGCGGCCATGTTGGCCAGCTTGGTCTTCATCGTGGGATATATCTGGTTCCGATTCCAACGTGTTGCCTTTGGTTTAGCTGCCGTGGTCGCTTTGGTGCACGACGTCTTGATCACCTTGGGTGCAATCGCCGTCAGCTTCTGGGCTGCTCGCTATCTCGGCTTCCTGCTGGTCGATGAATTCCGCATCAGCCTCGCAGTTGTCGCTGCGTTGTTGACGATCATCGGTTATTCGTTGAACGATACGATCGTGGTCTTCGACCGAATTCGCGAAGTCCGGGGAAAGAGTCCCAAGCTGACTGCGGACATGGTCAACACCAGCATTAACCAAACGCTCAGCCGTACGTTGTTGACATCGTTGACGACCCTGATCGTGGTTGTCCTGCTGTACGCCTTCGGCGGTGAAGGCATCCACAGCTTTGCCTTCGCCCTAACCATCGGCGTGATTGTCGGAACGTACAGTTCGATCTTCATCGCGTCGCCAACGTTGCTGTGGTTATTCAATCGAACCGAAGCGGCCCCGACTCGCTAG
- the yajC gene encoding preprotein translocase subunit YajC, which translates to MVPIGNRFALLAQEPVPVDGPPWQQILFNPIGMITILVVLFYVMVLLPERRNRNELTKRLAALKKNDRVVTVGGIHGTIVNITDSDQVVIRVDENNNTRLHVNRSAVSRVISEDDDKNVKP; encoded by the coding sequence GTGGTCCCGATTGGGAATCGATTTGCATTGCTTGCGCAGGAGCCTGTCCCCGTGGACGGGCCGCCGTGGCAGCAAATCCTTTTTAATCCGATCGGTATGATCACGATTTTGGTTGTCCTTTTTTATGTGATGGTACTCCTGCCCGAGCGTCGCAATCGCAATGAACTCACCAAGCGTCTGGCGGCACTGAAAAAGAACGACCGCGTGGTCACCGTGGGCGGAATTCATGGGACGATCGTAAACATTACCGATTCGGACCAAGTGGTGATTCGCGTCGACGAGAACAACAATACGCGACTGCATGTCAATCGCAGCGCGGTCTCGCGAGTGATTTCCGAAGACGACGACAAAAATGTCAAACCGTAA
- a CDS encoding DegT/DnrJ/EryC1/StrS family aminotransferase codes for MPHVASTDSLPLPNWPPATAAIADSIRDVVQSGDWGSYTAQAAKLLASQLASAFQVEHVRLCGSGTAAIELALQAVQVRPESEVILAGYDYPGNIRAIESVGGKPVIVDTQPGRWVIDVDQVENAINDSTSAILASHLYGNLFDAERLRAIADTHRIALIEDACQVHGASLAGRPAGSWGDVGILSFGGSKLMTSGSGGAMLMSDDRIAQRATLAAERPSPVAPLCGLQAAALLPQLSTLPAWNAQRRVAVGRLKDRLRPSRLWRFAEETPGEAETTYFKVAWFLPPAVDREAVIAAGLAAGIPLGPGFNGFLRRARRRYRTLGELRESGICGERSVVMDHRVLLANAEVIDCVAERLLAIENAIGVTVDG; via the coding sequence ATGCCACACGTCGCTAGCACCGATTCTTTGCCGTTGCCCAATTGGCCACCGGCCACCGCAGCGATCGCCGATTCGATCCGCGATGTGGTCCAATCTGGAGACTGGGGGAGTTACACAGCGCAGGCAGCCAAGTTGCTGGCCAGCCAACTGGCTTCGGCCTTTCAGGTCGAGCACGTTCGGCTTTGTGGCAGCGGAACCGCCGCGATCGAATTGGCACTCCAAGCTGTCCAAGTTCGCCCGGAATCGGAAGTCATTCTGGCCGGATACGATTACCCCGGAAATATCCGAGCGATCGAATCGGTTGGCGGCAAACCGGTGATTGTCGATACGCAACCGGGACGCTGGGTGATCGATGTCGACCAAGTGGAGAATGCGATCAACGATTCCACGTCGGCCATCTTGGCGTCTCATCTATACGGTAACCTGTTTGACGCCGAGAGGTTGCGAGCGATTGCTGACACGCACCGAATCGCGTTGATCGAAGACGCCTGCCAAGTCCACGGAGCAAGTCTTGCGGGGCGCCCCGCCGGATCGTGGGGAGATGTCGGCATCCTTAGCTTTGGCGGTTCCAAGTTGATGACCAGCGGATCCGGCGGCGCGATGCTGATGTCCGACGATCGGATCGCCCAACGCGCGACGTTGGCGGCTGAGAGGCCCAGCCCTGTCGCCCCGCTGTGCGGACTGCAAGCGGCCGCGCTGCTTCCTCAACTGTCGACCTTGCCAGCGTGGAATGCGCAGCGGCGTGTAGCGGTGGGAAGGCTGAAGGATCGACTGCGGCCTAGTCGGTTGTGGCGGTTCGCGGAAGAGACACCCGGTGAGGCTGAAACCACCTATTTCAAAGTCGCTTGGTTTTTGCCTCCGGCCGTCGATCGCGAGGCGGTGATCGCAGCGGGGCTCGCGGCCGGAATCCCATTGGGGCCAGGGTTCAACGGATTCCTGCGTCGCGCCCGGCGCCGTTATCGGACACTTGGAGAGCTTCGTGAAAGCGGAATTTGCGGCGAACGATCGGTCGTCATGGATCACCGCGTCCTGTTGGCCAATGCCGAGGTGATCGACTGCGTCGCCGAACGGTTGCTAGCGATCGAAAACGCGATTGGAGTCACTGTCGACGGGTAA